The region TCAGTCAGCGGTAAGCAAAAAGGTCGCTCAGCTTGAGCACAGCCTCGCCACGCCTTTGTTCGATCGACTGGGTTCTCATGTACGCCTGACGGCGGCAGGCAATGTGGTGCTGCTACGTGCTGAAAGCATGCTGCGTTTGCACAGGGAGTTACTGAGCGAACTCGATGATTTGAGCCATTTGGCGCGTGGCGAGCTGAAGCTGGGGTTGCCACTGCTGGGCAGTGATGCCCTGTTCGCCAGGTTGTTTGCAGAATACCGGCGGCGCTACCCGAATATTCAGGTGCAGTTACTTGAGGGAGGCAGTTTGAATATTGAACAAGCGGTGCTGAGTGGCGAACTGGAATTGGGCGGCAGTCTGACCCCCAAAAACCCGGCCTTCGCATACCAGCCGTTTTGCGATGAGCCGCTTGACGCTTTGCTGCCCGCTGACCATCCCTTGGCAGAGGACGGCAGCGTGCGGCTGGAGCAATTGGCCGACACCCCTTTTTTACTCTATCAACGCAGCTTTGTGCTCAACGACCGCTTGCTGCAAGCCTGTCAGCAGGTTGGCTTTACACCCAAAGAAGGCGGCCGGAGTGGCCAGGCGGATTTTCTGGTGGCGCTGGTGGCTGCCGGACAAGGGGCTGTCCTGTTGCCCAGCGTGGTTGCACGCGGCCTGGTACGTCCCGGTGTCGTGCGGTTAAAGCTGGTTGCACCCGACTATTTACGCTGGGATATCGCGTTTATCTGGCGAGACGGGGCGTATTTGTCGCGGGCAGCTCAAGCCTGGCTTGAGCTGCTGCGTGAACGCCCGGTTACTGGCTCAGTGCTTTGATCAAGTCAGCCAGCCAAGGCTCGGCATCACTTTCAGGGGTAACGCTCTCGCTGGAGTCCAGACGGAGCATGGGCAGCACTTCATTCACTCCCAGCTCGGCGAACAACTCGCGCATTTGCTCGCCGCCGCCGCAGAAGGTATCGCCATAACTCGAATCGCCCAGCCCCATCACCGCACCCGGCAAACCACGCAAGGCAGCCGGTAACTGGTCACGCAGGGCGCTGTAGAGCGGGATCAGATTGTCCGGCAGCTCGCCCATGCCAGTGGTGGAGGTCACGGCCAAAATGGCTTCTGGCGCAAACGCCAGAACCTCGTCCAGGGTTGCACGCGGATTGAGCATGACCTCAAACCCTGCCTCGGCAAGCAGTTGCCTGGCATGACGAGCGACTTCTTCAGCGGTGCCGTACACCGAGCCGGAAAGAATGGCGACTTTCATCAATCTGATCCTGTAGCTGTCTAAAAGGTCTGGATGTTAACAGGTGAGGCACCGCTTCGGGGATGGCAACTGGACGGCTCGCAACCATGCCCTAAAATAGGCCTTTTTGCCCGCCAGTCAGGAGCGACTATCGATGATCAATGCCCGTTTGCTGCAACGCATGATAGACGCGACCCAGGACGGCATTGTGATCGCCGAACAGGAAGGCGAAGACAACATCCTTATTTATGTGAACGCTGCTTTTGAAGCACTCACCGGCTACAGTCGCGACGACATTCTTTATCAGGACTGCCGCTTCCTGCAGTCAGGCGATCGTGATCAGCCGGCGCTGGCGCTCATCCGCAAAGCCATCGCCAGTAGACAACCGGTCCGCCAGGTACTGCGCAACTACCGCAAGGATGGTTCGCACTTCTGGAATGAGTTGTCGATCACCCCGGTATTCAACGAAAGCGATCAACTGACTTACTTTATTGGCGTGCAAAAGGATGTCACCCCCCAGGTAAAAGCCGAGATGCGGGTGGCCCAGTTAGAAGCCCAACTCAGCGCGGTACAGGCAGAGCTGGAAGCACTGAAGGCGACGAGCGGTTATAACAAAACGTAAAAATAGCGGTCTGTACCTACGACTACAGACCGACTTTTCGAGCCCCATATGTCTCACGATGCTCTTTTGACCCAGGAAGAGCTGGATTTCATCCAGTCGATGCACCAAAGCCCTCTGTCGAATACAGGGGAAGCATCGTCAAGCCTGGTGGTTAACGGGGTCTCTCAAATACGCGACTTGCTGACTCGATTGGCAGCCCATGAGCACGTCACAATCCACGCTCATATTGCCAATCAGCAAATGAGTTTTCCGCTGCGTCTGGTCGAAGACGAATTCCATGCCCAGCATCTGGAGTTAGGAGCGCCCAGCATCTTCGAAGACGGACCCAAGGCCCGGCCATGGCGCATGACGCTGCCAGAACCGGTACCGCTGGAAAACATTCGTGGTAAGCCCGGGCATTTATGGGTCACCGAAATGTCGTTCAAGGGGCTTCTGGTTGAAGTGCGTAACGAGGCTCGCCCGCCTCGCCAGTTTTCGCAGTGGTTCTGCCCCGGGGGCCAAGAGCGGATTGCCCTGCGTGGCACCCTGGAGCGCAAGACCGAACTGGGTCTGTACGCCTATCGCCTGAGCCAACGGGACCACGACGAAACCGAACGATTGCGCCAGTTCATTCTGCACCGGCATCGCCTGGTACATCCCGACCTGCACGCCAGCGCCCTCACCCCTTGAGATCAGCGTCCAGACGTTGATTCATCAGCACGGCGTCACTGCCCAAACAGCCAATGGATGTGCCCGCCAACGCTTCCTGGGCAACATTGGCTGCCTCACCCGCCAGCAATAATGAACAGTTCAGGGTATTTGCCAGCCGCTGCAGCCGCCGAACATGCGCCGTGCTCAGCGCACGATTGGCAAACAGCACCACGGCCTGAGGTTTCAGCTTCTCGCAAATCAGTGAGAGCTCGCCCAATGGCTGCCCCACAGCCAAAACCCTGACCACTCGATCGGTTCGGGTCAGGAGCAAACCGGCGACCAGCAACTCCAGCTCATGACACAGCTCAGGCAGCGCTACCAACACTACACGTTGCCGGGCACCCGCGGCCTGCAACTGCAAGCGGTGCTGGACCCGCCCGCGCAAGAACCCGTCCAGGAGCAACCACTCGCTGGTGCGACCGAATTCGTCCTGTTCTCTGAGCAACTGCTGCCACAGCGGCAGAAATATGGCCTGGAATACGATGTCGACCGGGTAGATCGAGAAAATCTGCCCATACAGACGTTCAAGTTCCGCCTCATCGAAAGCACTGAGAGCGGCTCGGATACTCAAATGCCATTCGCTGTATTCGTCAGTTTCGATCCCTGCCTCCAGGGTTCTGGATCGGGGCTCACGCGTTAACAAGTCACCCACTTTACTGACTGTGACCCCGCGCTCGATCCAGCCAAGCACACGACGGACTGTCTCGATATCCGTCATGGAATACAAACGATGCCCACTTTCGGTGCGTGTTGGCTGTATCAATCCATATCGCCGCTCCCAGGCACGCAATGTCACCGGATTGACACCTGTGAGGCGGGCTACTTCACGAATCGGATAAAGATCTCCCGGCGCAGATGAATCGGCGGTCAGCGCAACGGGTTCAATATCAATAATCATGGGCATATGAAAGCCATCGACCAAATGTAGGTAAACGCATTCTACGCATTATGTCGCTACACCGCCTTGAGATACATACAACGCGCCTCCCTTCGTCAATCAGGTTACCCAGAGACGCTTTGGCCCAGGCATGGCCGTTGCGCAACAGACGCTGGTATAGTTTTGTCATTACGCCACTACCCCGCTGTTTCTTTAGACCGAGCCTGTCATGCCTTCTACTTCTGCCCCGATCCTGATCACTGGCGCCGGACAGCGCATTGGCTTGCATTGCGCGCAGCAACTGCTGGCTGAAGGTTTTCGGGTAATCATCAGTTACCGCAGCGAGAAGCCGGGCGTGCAAGCCCTGCGTGATCTGGGTGCGACAACATTACTCGCCGACTTTTCGACCCCGGACGGTATCCTCGATTTTATCGAGCGGCTCAAAAGCCATACCGACTGCCTGAGAGCCATTGTTCACAATGCATCGGCGTGGCTGGCGGAATGTACCGACACCGAAATCAATGCGTTCAGTCACATGTTCAACGTCCACATGCTGGCGCCCTACTTGATCAATCTTCACTGCAGCGAACTGCTGGAACGCTCAACACCTGCCGATATCGTGCACATCAGCGACGATGTCACACGCAAGGGCAGCAGCAAGCACATTGCTTATTGCGCCACCAAAGCCGGACTCGACAGCCTGACCTTGTCATTCGCAGCTAAACTGGCGCCACGCATCAAAGTCAACGGCATCGCCCCGGCGCTGGTGCTGTTCAATCCTGATGACGATGCAGCGTACCGCACCAAAGCGCTGGCAAAATCCGCACTGGGCATCGAGCCCGGAGCCGAGGTGATCTACCAAAGCCTGCGTTATTTGCTGGATAACCCCTATGTCACCGGCACGACCCTGACCGTCAATGGCGGCCGGCACCTCAAATGAGCCGCCCCGCGAGGAAGTATTTTCATGAGCGCATCACTGCCTGAGCACTATCGCGAGATCCTTGTGGGTCTCGGTGAAAACCCCGACCGCGAAGGCTTGCTCGACACCCCAAAGCGTGCGGCCAAAGCCATGCAGTATCTGTGTCGTGGCTATGAGCAAAGCGTGGAAGAGATTGTAAATGGCGCCCTGTTCTCATCAGACAACGATGAAATGGTGATCGTCGCCGATATCGAGCTGTACTCCCTGTGCGAACACCACCTGCTACCGTTTATCGGCAAGGCGCACGTGGCGTATATCCCGACCGGCAAAGTGCTGGGCCTGTCTAAAATTGCCCGTCTGGTCGACATGTTCGCCCGACGCCTGCAAATCCAGGAAAACCTCACTCGGGAAATCGCCGACGCCATTCAGAACATCACCCAGGCGGCTGGCGTGGCGGTCGTCATTGAAGCCAAGCACATGTGCATGATGATGCGCGGTGTAGAAAAACAGAATTCGACCATGAACACTTCGGTCATGCTGGGCGCATTTCGCGAGCCAAGCACCCGTATGGAATTCTTGCAATTGATTGGACGGAGCAAGCCGTAATGTCACAACTTCAACCAGGAATGGCCCGCATTCGCGTCAAGGACCTGTGCCTGCGCACCTATATCGGGATCAATGAAGAAGAGATCCTCAACAAGCAGGATGTGTTGATCAACCTCACCATCCTTTATGCCGCCCAGGATGCCGTGCGCGATAACGATATTGATCACGCGCTGAATTACCGCACCATCACCAAGGCCGTGATCCAGCATGTCGAAGACAACCGTTTCGCTCTGCTCGAACGCATGACCCAGGAATTGCTGGATCTGGTGATGGCCAATACTGCCGTGCTGTATGCCGAGGTCGAAGTCGACAAACCCCACGCCCTGCGCTTTGCTGAATCCGTATCGATTACGCTCGCGGCGAGCCGCTAAGCTGCCACTTTCTCAATCCCGGTGCCCCCTATGACGCCCCAAGAACGCCTTGAACTCGAAGCTGCCGCCTTCCGCCGGCTTGTCGCACACCTGGACAGCCGCAAAGACGTGCAGAACATTGACCTGATGAACCTCTCGGGTTTCTGCCGCAATTGCCTGTCCAAGTGGTACAAGGCCGCGGCTGACGAGCGGCAGATCGACCTCAGCCTCGATGATGCCCGCGAAGTGGTTTACGGCATGCCGTACGCCGAATGGAAATCCCTCTACCAGAAAGAAGCCAGCGCCGAACAATCCGCGGCGTTTGTCTCAGGAAAAAAGCATGACTGATTTAAATACCCTGCGCGCCAGCCTTAACCGGGGCGAACATCTGTTTGCCGACACCCTGGCGTTTATTGCCGCGCATTACGACTACCAGCCCCAGGCGTTCAACAATGGCGGCGTGGAAAATGCCGCCGGGCAAAATGAAGGCTCGTGCAAAACCCTCGGCCTGGCCCTGCTGGAAGGGTTTAGCGATCAGGAAGCACTGCTGGCCTTTGGCGAGCACTATCGCTCGGTACTGGCGACGCCGGAAGGCACCGATCACGGCAACATTCGTGCGCTGATGGCTCGCGGCCTGGCTGGCGTTGAATTCCCTGCCCGTCCGCTGGTACGCAAGGCCTGACACCCTCCCGCTGTTTCAGCGCACGAGCACGCACAAAAAAACCGGCCGAGGCCGGTTTTTTCATGCACCCAGGATCATCAGAACGCGGCGTTCTGCAGGCCGTCCAGGTAGCGCTCGGTGTCCAGTGCCGCCATGCAGCCAGCGCCAGCCGAAGTAATGGCCTGGCGGTAAACGTGGTCAGCCACGTCGCCAGCCGCAAACACGCCTTCAATGCTGGTAGCGGTAGCGTTGCCTTCACGGCCACCCTGCACAACCATATAGCCGTCTTTCAATTCCAGCTGGCCTTCAAACAACGAAGTGTTCGGGGTGTGGCCGATGGCAATAAACACACCGTCCACTTTCAGCTCGTCAAAGCTGCCGTCGTTGTTTTTCAGGCGGGCACCGGTCACGCCCATGTTGTCACCCAACACTTCGTCCAGGGTCGCGTTCAGCTTGAGCTCGATCTTGCCTTCAGCAACGCGGGCATGCAGCTTGTCGATCAGGATCTTTTCGGCGCGGAACGTTTCGCGGCGATGAACCAGGGTCACTTTGCTGGCGATGTTGGCCAGGTACAGCGCCTCTTCCACAGCAGTGTTACCGCCACCGACCACAGCCACAGGCTTGTTGCGGTAGAAGAAGCCGTCACACGTGGCGCAAGCAGAAACGCCTTTGCCCATGAAAGTTTCTTCAGACGGCAGGCCCAGGTAACGGGCGCTGGCGCCGGTTGCAATGATCAGTGCATCGCAGGTGTAAGTGCCGCTGTCGCCGGTCAGGCTGAACGGTTTGTTTTTCAGATCAACAGCGTTGATGTGATCAAACACGATCTCAGTTTCAAAGCGCTCGGCATGTTCACGCATGCGCTCCATCAAAACCGGACCGGTCAAACCGTGGACATCGCCCGGCCAGTTGTCGACTTCGGTGGTGGTGGTCAATTGACCGCCCGCCTGCATGCCCGTGATCAGCAGTGGTTTGAGGTTGGCGCGGGCCGCATAGACAGCAGCGCT is a window of Pseudomonas taetrolens DNA encoding:
- a CDS encoding LysR family transcriptional regulator, with the protein product MEFKQLRTFVEVARQGGFTQAAHTLHISQSAVSKKVAQLEHSLATPLFDRLGSHVRLTAAGNVVLLRAESMLRLHRELLSELDDLSHLARGELKLGLPLLGSDALFARLFAEYRRRYPNIQVQLLEGGSLNIEQAVLSGELELGGSLTPKNPAFAYQPFCDEPLDALLPADHPLAEDGSVRLEQLADTPFLLYQRSFVLNDRLLQACQQVGFTPKEGGRSGQADFLVALVAAGQGAVLLPSVVARGLVRPGVVRLKLVAPDYLRWDIAFIWRDGAYLSRAAQAWLELLRERPVTGSVL
- the folX gene encoding dihydroneopterin triphosphate 2'-epimerase, which produces MSQLQPGMARIRVKDLCLRTYIGINEEEILNKQDVLINLTILYAAQDAVRDNDIDHALNYRTITKAVIQHVEDNRFALLERMTQELLDLVMANTAVLYAEVEVDKPHALRFAESVSITLAASR
- the trxB gene encoding thioredoxin-disulfide reductase, which encodes MSEVRHSRVIILGSGPAGYSAAVYAARANLKPLLITGMQAGGQLTTTTEVDNWPGDVHGLTGPVLMERMREHAERFETEIVFDHINAVDLKNKPFSLTGDSGTYTCDALIIATGASARYLGLPSEETFMGKGVSACATCDGFFYRNKPVAVVGGGNTAVEEALYLANIASKVTLVHRRETFRAEKILIDKLHARVAEGKIELKLNATLDEVLGDNMGVTGARLKNNDGSFDELKVDGVFIAIGHTPNTSLFEGQLELKDGYMVVQGGREGNATATSIEGVFAAGDVADHVYRQAITSAGAGCMAALDTERYLDGLQNAAF
- a CDS encoding PAS domain-containing protein, translating into MINARLLQRMIDATQDGIVIAEQEGEDNILIYVNAAFEALTGYSRDDILYQDCRFLQSGDRDQPALALIRKAIASRQPVRQVLRNYRKDGSHFWNELSITPVFNESDQLTYFIGVQKDVTPQVKAEMRVAQLEAQLSAVQAELEALKATSGYNKT
- a CDS encoding flavodoxin, with product MKVAILSGSVYGTAEEVARHARQLLAEAGFEVMLNPRATLDEVLAFAPEAILAVTSTTGMGELPDNLIPLYSALRDQLPAALRGLPGAVMGLGDSSYGDTFCGGGEQMRELFAELGVNEVLPMLRLDSSESVTPESDAEPWLADLIKALSQ
- a CDS encoding DUF1244 domain-containing protein, which produces MTPQERLELEAAAFRRLVAHLDSRKDVQNIDLMNLSGFCRNCLSKWYKAAADERQIDLSLDDAREVVYGMPYAEWKSLYQKEASAEQSAAFVSGKKHD
- the folM gene encoding dihydromonapterin reductase; protein product: MPSTSAPILITGAGQRIGLHCAQQLLAEGFRVIISYRSEKPGVQALRDLGATTLLADFSTPDGILDFIERLKSHTDCLRAIVHNASAWLAECTDTEINAFSHMFNVHMLAPYLINLHCSELLERSTPADIVHISDDVTRKGSSKHIAYCATKAGLDSLTLSFAAKLAPRIKVNGIAPALVLFNPDDDAAYRTKALAKSALGIEPGAEVIYQSLRYLLDNPYVTGTTLTVNGGRHLK
- the folE gene encoding GTP cyclohydrolase I FolE encodes the protein MSASLPEHYREILVGLGENPDREGLLDTPKRAAKAMQYLCRGYEQSVEEIVNGALFSSDNDEMVIVADIELYSLCEHHLLPFIGKAHVAYIPTGKVLGLSKIARLVDMFARRLQIQENLTREIADAIQNITQAAGVAVVIEAKHMCMMMRGVEKQNSTMNTSVMLGAFREPSTRMEFLQLIGRSKP
- a CDS encoding HopJ type III effector protein yields the protein MTDLNTLRASLNRGEHLFADTLAFIAAHYDYQPQAFNNGGVENAAGQNEGSCKTLGLALLEGFSDQEALLAFGEHYRSVLATPEGTDHGNIRALMARGLAGVEFPARPLVRKA
- a CDS encoding MerR family transcriptional regulator is translated as MPMIIDIEPVALTADSSAPGDLYPIREVARLTGVNPVTLRAWERRYGLIQPTRTESGHRLYSMTDIETVRRVLGWIERGVTVSKVGDLLTREPRSRTLEAGIETDEYSEWHLSIRAALSAFDEAELERLYGQIFSIYPVDIVFQAIFLPLWQQLLREQDEFGRTSEWLLLDGFLRGRVQHRLQLQAAGARQRVVLVALPELCHELELLVAGLLLTRTDRVVRVLAVGQPLGELSLICEKLKPQAVVLFANRALSTAHVRRLQRLANTLNCSLLLAGEAANVAQEALAGTSIGCLGSDAVLMNQRLDADLKG